From the genome of Lotus japonicus ecotype B-129 chromosome 6, LjGifu_v1.2, one region includes:
- the LOC130726614 gene encoding uncharacterized protein LOC130726614, whose protein sequence is MDTEQEEMQFLGLFGVYRESSKIIVSCRKIFSQITLTLILPLTFILLIHLQLSNMIISSEWATYWLLELTYITFLLIFSLLSTSAIVYTVASIYTARDITFRGVLSVVPRVWKRLMVTFLSTFVALFIYNFVAFFVLVILALTGLRRSYAIPIMVVMGIFYIAGFVYLTVIWLLASVVTVLEDFYGFKAMMKSNELIKGKMGLSILIVLMLNVPSSLIYLLFNKLVVQGMKLGYVERTAYGILCLILLSHMLLFGLVIQSVLYFVCKSYHHQNIDKSALSDHLEVYHGEYEPLKAKGVQLEHYLV, encoded by the coding sequence ATGGATACAGAGCAAGAAGAGATGCAATTCCTAGGCCTCTTCGGAGTCTACAGAGAATCCTCCAAGATCATCGTCTCATGCAGAAAAATCTTCAGCCAAATCACCCTTACTCTAATCCTCCCTCTCACcttcatcctcctcatccaCTTACAACTCTCCAACATGATCATCTCCTCCGAGTGGGCCACCTATTGGCTCTTGGAGCTTACCTACATCACCTTCCTCCTCATCTTCTCCCTCCTCTCAACCTCCGCCATCGTCTACACCGTCGCCTCGATCTACACCGCGAGAGACATAACGTTTCGCGGAGTCCTCAGCGTTGTCCCAAGAGTCTGGAAGAGACTCATGGTCACTTTTCTCTCCACTTTTGTGGCGCTTTTCATTTACAACTTTGTGGCGTTTTTTGTTTTGGTCATACTGGCACTCACAGGTCTGAGACGGAGTTATGCGATTCCAATTATGGTTGTCATGGGGATATTTTATATTGCTGGGTTTGTGTATTTGACTGTGATTTGGCTATTGGCGAGTGTTGTGACGGTTTTGGAAGACTTTTATGGGTTTAAAGCAATGATGAAGAGCAATGAGTTGATAAAGGGGAAGATGGGTTTGTCAATACTCATAGTTTTGATGCTCAATGTTCCCTCCTCTTTGATTTACCTTTTGTTCAACAAGTTGGTGGTGCAAGGAATGAAGCTGGGTTATGTGGAAAGAACAGCTTATGGGATCTTGTGTCTCATACTTTTGTCTCATATGCTTCTGTTTGGGCTTGTGATCCAATCTGTGCTTTACTTTGTTTGCAAGTCCTACCATCATCAGAATATTGACAAGTCTGCTTTGTCAGATCATCTTGAAGTGTATCATGGTGAGTATGAGCCATTGAAGGCCAAAGGTGTTCAGCTGGAGCACTACCTGGTCTAA